One Mangifera indica cultivar Alphonso chromosome 4, CATAS_Mindica_2.1, whole genome shotgun sequence genomic region harbors:
- the LOC123214929 gene encoding kirola-like, with protein MSQSSPGKIQSVDLIEGQWGKDGSVYCWNFLLDRTTMCNKVEVRMDDKNKSASYKTVEGYLMNSFKSFIISIQVIPNLEKGCSVLWTFDYEKVNVNVEDPTSLLQFVVDCCKDVGVYLSQKPPQLQTT; from the exons ATGAGCCAATCAAGCCCTGGAAAAATTCAGAGTGTTGATTTAATCGAAGGTCAGTGGGGGAAAGATGGCTCTGTTTACTGCTGGAACTTTCTCCTTG ACAGAACAACTATGTGTAATAAGGTTGAAGTGCGAATGGATGACAAAAACAAGTCGGCTTCATACAAAACGGTGGAAGGATATCTCATGAACTCCTTCAAGAGCTTCATTATCAGTATTCAAGTTATTCCTAATTTGGAGAAGGGCTGCTCAGTGCTGTGGACTTTTGACTATGAGAAGGTGAATGTGAATGTTGAGGACCCTACTTCACTGCTTCAGTTCGTTGTCGATTGCTGCAAAGATGTGGGTGTTTACCTCAGCCAGAAGCCTCCTCAACTGCAAACTACCTGA
- the LOC123214984 gene encoding MLP-like protein 43 produces the protein MHHHQLHLLYTKMALRGQLKDAVVIGAPADKVYEFYTRKPYEMKKSSPGKILGVDLTEGQWGKDGSVYCWNCVLDGKTVYLKGKVGIDDINKSASHKEVEGHLMNSFKSFIISIQVIPNLEKGCSVLWTFDYEKVNVNVEDPTSLLQFVVDCCKDVGVYLNPMAPQLQTN, from the exons ATGCACCATCATCAATTGCATCTCCTGTATACAAAAATGGCTCTCCGTGGACAGCTGAAGGATGCTGTTGTGATTGGGGCTCCTGCTGACAAAGTTTATGAGTTTTACACCCGCAAACCCTACGAAATGAAAAAATCAAGCCCTGGAAAAATTCTGGGTGTTGATTTAACTGAAGGCCAGTGGGGAAAAGATGGCTCTGTTTATTGCTGGAACTGTGTCCTTG ACGGAAAAACTGTATATCTGAAGGGGAAAGTGGGAATCGATGACATCAACAAGTCCGCTTCGCACAAAGAGGTGGAAGGACATCTCATGAACTCCTTCAAGAGCTTCATTATCAGTATTCAAGTTATTCCTAATTTGGAGAAGGGCTGCTCAGTGCTGTGGACTTTTGACTATGAGAAGGTGAATGTGAATGTTGAGGACCCTACTTCACTGCTTCAGTTCGTTGTCGATTGCTGCAAAGATGTGGGCGTTTACCTCAACCCGATGGCCCCTCAGCTGCAAACTAACTAA
- the LOC123214961 gene encoding MLP-like protein 28, which translates to MALRGQLKATVVIGAPADKVYELYTRKAYEIKQSSPGKILSVDLIEGQWGKDDSVYCWNFVFDGKTEYTKAKVKMDDSNMSVSYETVEGYLMNSFKSFISSIQVTPLEKGCSVLLTLDFEKVNVNAEDLTSLLQLAVDCCKDVGVYLNPKAPQLQTN; encoded by the exons ATGGCTCTCCGGGGACAGCTGAAGGCCACTGTTGTGATTGGGGCTCCCGCTGACAAAGTGTATGAGTTGTACACCCGCAAAGCCTACGAAATAAAACAATCAAGCCCTGGAAAAATTCTGAGTGTTGATTTAATTGAAGGCCAGTGGGGAAAAGATGACTCTGTTTACTGCTGGAACTTtgtttttg ACGGAAAAACTGAGTATACGAAGGCGAAAGTGAAAATGGATGACAGCAACATGTCCGTTTCGTACGAAACGGTGGAAGGATATCTCATGAACTCCTTCAAGAGCTTCATTAGCAGTATTCAAGTTACTCCTTTGGAGAAGGGCTGCTCAGTGCTGTTGACTCTTGACTTTGAGAAGGTGAATGTGAATGCTGAGGACCTAACTTCACTGCTTCAGCTCGCTGTCGATTGCTGCAAAGATGTGGGTGTTTACCTCAACCCGAAGGCTCCTCAGCTGCAAACTAACTAA
- the LOC123213607 gene encoding uncharacterized protein LOC123213607 isoform X1 produces the protein MCKKMARWDEILSLPVQSPPTLEFSAADIVWSKVEGWRDKLDRVALIPFARVDDFVRGESANKDCPTRFHVEARRRRPTNASYKPKVDGILEYILYWCSFGPDDHRKGGIVRPSRNTYVPKNKNAGRPNTKRGCTCHFIVKRLIAEPSVALIIYNDDKHVDKNGLPCHGPQDKKAAGTRAMFAPYISEDLRLRVLSLLYVGVSVETIMQRHNESVEKQGGPCNRDDLLTHRYVRRQERSIRRSEYELDPDDARSIRMWVESHQSHVFFYEDFSDYDPFTLGIQTDWQLQQMIRFGNCSLVASDSRFGTNKLKYPLHSLIVFNSDNKAIPVAWVIAPRFSSADTYRWMRALYNRVRTKDPTWKLAGFIVDDPLADVPTIRDVFQCSVLISFWRVRLSWHKNLVKRCIESEMRAEILKRLGQAVDGICRGHGTVDSFDEFMEDFMDASDFMDYFKAVWYPRIGTWITALKTLPIASQETSAAMEFYHNQLKLRLLNEKDHGVYQRADWLVDKLGTKVHSYFWLDEYSGKDDFARYWKDEWVSGLTSWRKALKIPDSNVVIEGRCAKVTDQHDRDKVYVVWNPGSQFGICNCSWAETGYLCEHMLKVISVCRKKGSIMPSISLFQYNQALIEILNCSRHDSLIRDHAISLAVSVQNQLNALIDVGSRQTSVDTIEKQTADTIEQQAVGVVSVHRCKELINDSHSVNMEVSSHNEKGSVDEPDTPVIIANDSGSELIHQVGSESGVCGVTAEEEICCASAGVGPSLICISPPGLASVDEIVSSDCFSKDDTEAAISINPTSKDTTCVGQNGFEEVISNKDCLQSLMDKERLAVNMPPSTIDCMKQCDVTHQSGSCKDDAELTVHSDKADANSLSEQASPSLSVPNESNMVVAMTKTLSGIKDNQMEESHGVNETPTEDACTINNDAPLDENFQEATIDSNICHDAKAVDRAMSSCSSGSHPSMLSDGVDDEAQETESCEVPLSGKPSLTRCNLKRSAEDDNCDYKPIHTKRVKTSDEHVDIVIG, from the exons ATGTGCAAAAAG ATGGCCAGATGGGATGAAATTTTATCCCTTCCCGTGCAAAGTCCTCCAACCTTAGAGTTTTCTGCTGCTGATATTGTTTGGTCAAAGGTGGAAGGTTGGCGCGACAAATTAGATAGAGTTGCTCTTATCCCATTTGCTAGAGTGGATGATTTTGTGAGGGGTGAATCTGCCAACAAAGATTGTCCAACAAGATTTCATGTTGAAGCAAGGCGACGGCGTCCAACAAATGCATCTTACAAGCCCAAGGTCGATGGAATTCTTGAATATATTCT GTATTGGTGTTCATTTGGGCCTGATGACCATAGGAAGGGTGGCATTGTGCGACCCAGTAGGAATACATATGTTCCAAAGAACAAAAACGCTGGACGACCTAATACTAAGAGAGGGTGCACATGCCACTTTATTGTTAAGCGTTTAATTGCTGAACCGTCTGTAGCACTTATCATATATAATGATGATAAGCATGTAGATAAGAATGGATTGCCATGTCATGGCCCACAAGACAAAAAGGCTGCTGGAACTCGTGCTATGTTTGCTCCATACATATCAGAAGATCTCCGACTTCGTGTGTTATCATTATTATACGTCGGGGTCTCTGTGGAGACAATAATGCAGAGACACAATGAATCAGTGGAGAAACAGGGTGGTCCTTGTAATCGTGATGACCTCTTGACCCACAGATATGTTCGAAGACAGGAGAGGAGCATCCGGCGTTCTGAATATGAACTGGACCCAGATGATGCAAGGAGCATCAGAATGTGGGTTGAAAGCCACCAGAGTCATGTTTTCTTCTATGAGGATTTTTCTGATTACGATCCTTTCACATTAGGCATTCAAACAGATTGGCAGTTGCAGCAGATGATTCGATTTGGCAACTGCAGCCTTGTGGCTTCTGATTCAAGGTTTGGAACAAACAAATTGAAG TATCCTTTACACAGTCTCATCGTGTTCAACTCCGACAACAAGGCCATTCCTGTAGCCTGGGTAATAGCTCCAAGATTTTCCAGTGCTGACACGTACAGATGGATGAGGGCTCTTTACAATAGAGTTCGAACTAAAGATCCTACTTGGAAACTGGCTGGGTTTATAGTTGATGATCCATTAGCCGATGTCCCTACAATAAG GGATGTTTTTCAGTGCTCTGTATTGATTTCTTTCTGGCGGGTCCGCCTTTCATGGCATAAGAACTTAGTGAAGAGATGCATAGAATCAGAGATGCGTGCAGAGATTTTGAAACGGCTTGGACAGGCTGTGGATGGCATCTGTAGAGGGCATGGAACTGTGGATTCGTTTGATGAATTTATGGAAGACTTCATGGATGCATCAGATTTTATGGATTACTTCAAGGCAGTTTGGTATCCCAGGATAG GGACTTGGATCACTGCACTAAAGACTCTTCCGATTGCCAGCCAGGAGACTAGTGCAGCAATGGAGTTTTACCACAATCAATTGAAGCTCAGGTTGTTGAATGAGAAGGATCATGGTGTTTATCAACGTGCTGATTGGTTGGTTGATAAGTTGGGTACTAAAGTACATTCTTATTTCTGGCTGGATGAATACTCAGGGAAGGATGATTTTGCACGATATTGGAAAGATGAGTGGGTGAGTGGTTTAACATCATGGCGCAAAGCACTGAAAATTCCAGATTCCAATGTTGTCATTGAAGGTAGATGTGCAAAAGTCACAGACCAGCATGACAGAGATAAAGTTTATGTTGTGTGGAACCCTGGTTCACAGTTTGGTATTTGCAATTGTAGTTGGGCGGAAACAGGCTACCTGTGCGAACATATGTTGAAAGTCATTAGTGTCTGTCGCAAGAAAGGATCTATTATGCCTTCTATCAGTTTGTTTCAATACAACCAGGCCCTGATTGAGATCTTAAACTGTTCACGTCATGATTCTTTGATTCGTGATCACGCTATTTCTTTAGCAGTCTCTGTGCAGAACCAGTTAAATGCACTAATAGATGTGGGAAGCCGCCAGACTAGTGTGGATACTATTGAGAAACAAACTGCAGATACAATTGAGCAACAAGCTGTAGGGGTGGTTTCTGTGCATCGATGTAAAGAATTAATCAATGACAGTCACAGCGTGAATATGGAAGTATCATCTCACAATGAGAAGGGTTCTGTGGATGAACCAGATACTCCTGTTATTATTGCAAATGATTCAGGAAGTGAGCTCATTCATCAGGTAGGCAGTGAAAGCGGTGTTTGTGGTGTGACTGCTGAAGAAGAAATTTGTTGTGCAAGTGCAGGTGTTGGCCCATCACTCATATGTATTTCCCCACCTGGATTAGCTTCTGTTGATGAAATTGTATCCAGTGATTGCTTCTCCAAGGATGATACAGAAGCTGCAATTAGCATTAATCCAACATCCAAGGATACTACTTGTGTTGGTCAAAATGGGTTTGAAGAAGTTATATCAAATAAAGATTGCCTTCAAAGTCTGATGGATAAGGAGCGACTGGCTGTTAATATGCCTCCATCAACAATAGATTGCATGAAGCAATGTGATGTGACTCATCAGAGTGGTTCTTGCAAAGATGATGCTGAGCTAACAGTTCACTCTGACAAAGCAGATGCGAATTCCCTCTCTGAACAGGCCTCTCCATCTCTGTCTGTGCCCAATGAGTCAAACATGGTTGTTGCTATGACTAAAACCTTGAGTGGTATCAAAGACAATCAGATGGAGGAATCACATGGTGTGAATGAAACTCCCACTGAAGATGCTTGCACTATCAATAATGATGCCCCattagatgaaaattttcaggAAGCAACAATTGATTCTAATATATGTCATGATGCCAAGGCAGTTGACAGAGCAATGTCTTCATGCTCGTCAGGGAGTCACCCATCAATGCTGAGTGACGGTGTTGATGATGAGGCTCAAGAAACGGAATCTTGTGAGGTTCCATTGAGTGGTAAACCTTCTTTAACTAGATGTAATTTGAAAAGAAGTGCTGAAGATGATAATTGTGACTACAAACCTATCCATACAAAAAGAGTTAAAACAAGTGATGAGCACGTAGACATTGTCATTGGTTGA
- the LOC123213607 gene encoding uncharacterized protein LOC123213607 isoform X2: MARWDEILSLPVQSPPTLEFSAADIVWSKVEGWRDKLDRVALIPFARVDDFVRGESANKDCPTRFHVEARRRRPTNASYKPKVDGILEYILYWCSFGPDDHRKGGIVRPSRNTYVPKNKNAGRPNTKRGCTCHFIVKRLIAEPSVALIIYNDDKHVDKNGLPCHGPQDKKAAGTRAMFAPYISEDLRLRVLSLLYVGVSVETIMQRHNESVEKQGGPCNRDDLLTHRYVRRQERSIRRSEYELDPDDARSIRMWVESHQSHVFFYEDFSDYDPFTLGIQTDWQLQQMIRFGNCSLVASDSRFGTNKLKYPLHSLIVFNSDNKAIPVAWVIAPRFSSADTYRWMRALYNRVRTKDPTWKLAGFIVDDPLADVPTIRDVFQCSVLISFWRVRLSWHKNLVKRCIESEMRAEILKRLGQAVDGICRGHGTVDSFDEFMEDFMDASDFMDYFKAVWYPRIGTWITALKTLPIASQETSAAMEFYHNQLKLRLLNEKDHGVYQRADWLVDKLGTKVHSYFWLDEYSGKDDFARYWKDEWVSGLTSWRKALKIPDSNVVIEGRCAKVTDQHDRDKVYVVWNPGSQFGICNCSWAETGYLCEHMLKVISVCRKKGSIMPSISLFQYNQALIEILNCSRHDSLIRDHAISLAVSVQNQLNALIDVGSRQTSVDTIEKQTADTIEQQAVGVVSVHRCKELINDSHSVNMEVSSHNEKGSVDEPDTPVIIANDSGSELIHQVGSESGVCGVTAEEEICCASAGVGPSLICISPPGLASVDEIVSSDCFSKDDTEAAISINPTSKDTTCVGQNGFEEVISNKDCLQSLMDKERLAVNMPPSTIDCMKQCDVTHQSGSCKDDAELTVHSDKADANSLSEQASPSLSVPNESNMVVAMTKTLSGIKDNQMEESHGVNETPTEDACTINNDAPLDENFQEATIDSNICHDAKAVDRAMSSCSSGSHPSMLSDGVDDEAQETESCEVPLSGKPSLTRCNLKRSAEDDNCDYKPIHTKRVKTSDEHVDIVIG, translated from the exons ATGGCCAGATGGGATGAAATTTTATCCCTTCCCGTGCAAAGTCCTCCAACCTTAGAGTTTTCTGCTGCTGATATTGTTTGGTCAAAGGTGGAAGGTTGGCGCGACAAATTAGATAGAGTTGCTCTTATCCCATTTGCTAGAGTGGATGATTTTGTGAGGGGTGAATCTGCCAACAAAGATTGTCCAACAAGATTTCATGTTGAAGCAAGGCGACGGCGTCCAACAAATGCATCTTACAAGCCCAAGGTCGATGGAATTCTTGAATATATTCT GTATTGGTGTTCATTTGGGCCTGATGACCATAGGAAGGGTGGCATTGTGCGACCCAGTAGGAATACATATGTTCCAAAGAACAAAAACGCTGGACGACCTAATACTAAGAGAGGGTGCACATGCCACTTTATTGTTAAGCGTTTAATTGCTGAACCGTCTGTAGCACTTATCATATATAATGATGATAAGCATGTAGATAAGAATGGATTGCCATGTCATGGCCCACAAGACAAAAAGGCTGCTGGAACTCGTGCTATGTTTGCTCCATACATATCAGAAGATCTCCGACTTCGTGTGTTATCATTATTATACGTCGGGGTCTCTGTGGAGACAATAATGCAGAGACACAATGAATCAGTGGAGAAACAGGGTGGTCCTTGTAATCGTGATGACCTCTTGACCCACAGATATGTTCGAAGACAGGAGAGGAGCATCCGGCGTTCTGAATATGAACTGGACCCAGATGATGCAAGGAGCATCAGAATGTGGGTTGAAAGCCACCAGAGTCATGTTTTCTTCTATGAGGATTTTTCTGATTACGATCCTTTCACATTAGGCATTCAAACAGATTGGCAGTTGCAGCAGATGATTCGATTTGGCAACTGCAGCCTTGTGGCTTCTGATTCAAGGTTTGGAACAAACAAATTGAAG TATCCTTTACACAGTCTCATCGTGTTCAACTCCGACAACAAGGCCATTCCTGTAGCCTGGGTAATAGCTCCAAGATTTTCCAGTGCTGACACGTACAGATGGATGAGGGCTCTTTACAATAGAGTTCGAACTAAAGATCCTACTTGGAAACTGGCTGGGTTTATAGTTGATGATCCATTAGCCGATGTCCCTACAATAAG GGATGTTTTTCAGTGCTCTGTATTGATTTCTTTCTGGCGGGTCCGCCTTTCATGGCATAAGAACTTAGTGAAGAGATGCATAGAATCAGAGATGCGTGCAGAGATTTTGAAACGGCTTGGACAGGCTGTGGATGGCATCTGTAGAGGGCATGGAACTGTGGATTCGTTTGATGAATTTATGGAAGACTTCATGGATGCATCAGATTTTATGGATTACTTCAAGGCAGTTTGGTATCCCAGGATAG GGACTTGGATCACTGCACTAAAGACTCTTCCGATTGCCAGCCAGGAGACTAGTGCAGCAATGGAGTTTTACCACAATCAATTGAAGCTCAGGTTGTTGAATGAGAAGGATCATGGTGTTTATCAACGTGCTGATTGGTTGGTTGATAAGTTGGGTACTAAAGTACATTCTTATTTCTGGCTGGATGAATACTCAGGGAAGGATGATTTTGCACGATATTGGAAAGATGAGTGGGTGAGTGGTTTAACATCATGGCGCAAAGCACTGAAAATTCCAGATTCCAATGTTGTCATTGAAGGTAGATGTGCAAAAGTCACAGACCAGCATGACAGAGATAAAGTTTATGTTGTGTGGAACCCTGGTTCACAGTTTGGTATTTGCAATTGTAGTTGGGCGGAAACAGGCTACCTGTGCGAACATATGTTGAAAGTCATTAGTGTCTGTCGCAAGAAAGGATCTATTATGCCTTCTATCAGTTTGTTTCAATACAACCAGGCCCTGATTGAGATCTTAAACTGTTCACGTCATGATTCTTTGATTCGTGATCACGCTATTTCTTTAGCAGTCTCTGTGCAGAACCAGTTAAATGCACTAATAGATGTGGGAAGCCGCCAGACTAGTGTGGATACTATTGAGAAACAAACTGCAGATACAATTGAGCAACAAGCTGTAGGGGTGGTTTCTGTGCATCGATGTAAAGAATTAATCAATGACAGTCACAGCGTGAATATGGAAGTATCATCTCACAATGAGAAGGGTTCTGTGGATGAACCAGATACTCCTGTTATTATTGCAAATGATTCAGGAAGTGAGCTCATTCATCAGGTAGGCAGTGAAAGCGGTGTTTGTGGTGTGACTGCTGAAGAAGAAATTTGTTGTGCAAGTGCAGGTGTTGGCCCATCACTCATATGTATTTCCCCACCTGGATTAGCTTCTGTTGATGAAATTGTATCCAGTGATTGCTTCTCCAAGGATGATACAGAAGCTGCAATTAGCATTAATCCAACATCCAAGGATACTACTTGTGTTGGTCAAAATGGGTTTGAAGAAGTTATATCAAATAAAGATTGCCTTCAAAGTCTGATGGATAAGGAGCGACTGGCTGTTAATATGCCTCCATCAACAATAGATTGCATGAAGCAATGTGATGTGACTCATCAGAGTGGTTCTTGCAAAGATGATGCTGAGCTAACAGTTCACTCTGACAAAGCAGATGCGAATTCCCTCTCTGAACAGGCCTCTCCATCTCTGTCTGTGCCCAATGAGTCAAACATGGTTGTTGCTATGACTAAAACCTTGAGTGGTATCAAAGACAATCAGATGGAGGAATCACATGGTGTGAATGAAACTCCCACTGAAGATGCTTGCACTATCAATAATGATGCCCCattagatgaaaattttcaggAAGCAACAATTGATTCTAATATATGTCATGATGCCAAGGCAGTTGACAGAGCAATGTCTTCATGCTCGTCAGGGAGTCACCCATCAATGCTGAGTGACGGTGTTGATGATGAGGCTCAAGAAACGGAATCTTGTGAGGTTCCATTGAGTGGTAAACCTTCTTTAACTAGATGTAATTTGAAAAGAAGTGCTGAAGATGATAATTGTGACTACAAACCTATCCATACAAAAAGAGTTAAAACAAGTGATGAGCACGTAGACATTGTCATTGGTTGA
- the LOC123213608 gene encoding phosphomannomutase/phosphoglucomutase, with translation MAMTASSKIYLQNNAPITSLSSTTGRIPFQTSVKFPFILSPSKKLCVKSSTVTKYNEVVDEEMDRIRRLQNGSDVRGVALEGEKGRMVDLTPPAVEAIAESFGGWVKSKLEKEQGGPVEEVKVSLGKDPRISCASLTVAVFAGLSRAGCLVFDMGLATTPACFMSTLLPPFAYDASIMMTASHLPYTRNGLKFFTKRGGLTSLEVEEICDKAAQKYANRPAKVSTLLTTPPTRVDFMSTYAKHLRDIIKQRVNHPLHYDTPLKGFQIIVNAGNGSGGFFTWDVLDKLGADTFGSLHLNPDGMFPNHIPNPGDKTAMALTRAAVLENKADLGIVFDTDVDRSGVVDSQGNPINGDRLIALMSAIVLKEHPGTTIVTDARTSMALTRFISDRGGNHCLYRVGYRNVIDKGVHLNQDGIETHLMMETSGHGALKENHFLDDGAYMVVKIIIEMVRMKLAGSDEGIGSLIKDLEEPLESVELRMNVISEPRHAKAKGSEAIEAFQNYIEEGRLHGWELDSCGDCWVSEGCLVDSNDSPVSIDAHMYRAKVSHEEHGQHGWIHLRQSIHNPNIAVNVQSTVPGGCLSITRDLRDKFLIASGMNKVLDISQIDNYATSS, from the exons ATGGCTATGACTGCAAGTTCGAAGATATACTTGCAAAACAATGCTCCAATAACAAGCCTCTCTTCAACTACAGGAAGAATACCATTTCAAACTAGTGTTAAATTTCCATTTATATTGTCTCCGAGTAAAAAACTGTGCGTAAAATCTTCAACTGTGACTAAGTATAATGAAGTTGTGGATGAGGAGATGGATAGAATTAGAAGGCTCCAAAACGGGTCTGATGTTCGTGGGGTTGCCTTGGAAGGTGAAAAAGGCAGAATGGTTGACCTTACACCACCGGCAGTGGAGGCGATTGCAGAGAGCTTCGGTGGGTGGGTAAAAAGTAAATTGGAGAAGGAACAGGGAGGGCCTGTTGAGGAGGTTAAAGTGTCGCTTGGTAAAGACCCTCGAATTTCTTGTGCTTCTTTGACTGTAGCAGTTTTTGCAGGCCTTTCTCGAGCTGGTTGCTTAGTTTTCGACATGGGACTTGCCACTACTCCTGCTTGTTTCATGAGTACTTTGTTGCCTCCTTTTGCTTACGATGCTTCTATAATG ATGACTGCTTCTCACTTACCCTACACTCGAAATGGTTTAAAGTTTTTTACTAAGAGAGGGGGGCTAACCTCGCTGGAGGTGGAGGAAATATGTGACAAAGCTGCCCAGAAATACGCCAATAGGCCTGCTAAAGTGTCTACTTTGCTGACAACTCCTCCGACAAGAGTTGATTTCATGAGCACCTATGCAAAGCACCTAAGAGATATCATCAAACAAAGAGTTAACCATCCTCTGCACTATGACACTCCACTCAAAGGCTTTCAG ATAATTGTCAATGCTGGAAATGGATCAGGAGGGTTTTTCACCTGGGATGTTTTAGACAAGCTTGGTGCAGACACTTTTGGCTCTCTGCATCTGAACCCAGATGGGATGTTCCCCAACCACATTCCCAATCCTGGGGACAAAACTGCAATGGCTCTTACCAGAGCTGCTGTGCTAGAAAACAAGGCTGATCTCGGGATTGTTTTTGACACCGATGTCGACCGCAGTGGAGTGGTTGATAGCCAAGGCAATCCAATCAATGGTGACAGGCTCATTGCACTGATGTCTGCAATTGTGTTAAAGGAACATCCTGGTACTACCATTGTCACTGATGCCCGGACAAGCATGGCACTCACAAGATTCATCAGTGACAGAGGGGGAAACCATTGCTTGTATCGAGTTGGTTATCGAAACGTTATCGATAAGGGTGTTCATCTTAATCAGGATGGCATTGAAACTCACCTGATGATGGAAACATCAGGACACGGCGCTCTTAAAGAGAATCATTTCCTGGATGATG GAGCTTACATGgttgtaaaaataattatagagaTGGTACGCATGAAGCTTGCAGGATCAGATGAAGGGATTGGTAGTCTAATAAAAGATCTTGAAGAGCCACTAGAATCAGTTGAACTGAGGATGAACGTTATCTCTGAGCCTAGACATGCAAAGGCAAAAGGTTCTGAGGCAATTGAAGCATTCCAAAACTACATCGAG GAAGGGCGGCTTCATGGATGGGAATTAGACTCATGCGGAGACTGCTGGGTTAGTGAAGGTTGCCTTGTTGACTCAAACGACTCTCCAGTGTCCATTGATGCTCACATGTACAG GGCTAAAGTTTCACATGAAGAACATGGACAACATGGATGGATACACCTTCGACAGAGTATTCACAATCCAAATATTGCAGTAAACGTGCAATCCACAGTGCCCGGAGGCTGTCTATCTATTACAAGAGATCTTAGAGACAA GTTTCTCATAGCAAGTGGAATGAACAAAGTGCTTGACATTTCTCAGATAGACAACTATGCGACTAGTAGCTAG
- the LOC123213609 gene encoding protein C2-DOMAIN ABA-RELATED 10-like, whose translation MSRSIESMLGLLKIRVKRGIDLVVSDAFSSDPYVVITQGKQKLKTTVVKNNCNPVWNEDLTLPIRDPNIPVLLTVYDKDTFSVDDEMGEANIDIRPYMECIKLKLENIPNGCAIKKVQPTKENCLLNESGIIWNNGKITQDMSLKLRNVASGIVEIRLEWLDI comes from the exons ATGTCTCGTTCAATTGAAAGTATGCTAGGCCTTCTCAAAATTCGAGTTAAGAGAGGCATTGATCTTGTCGTAAGTGATGCGTTTAGCAGTGATCCTTATGTTGTAATCACTCAGGGCAAACAG AAATTGAAGACCACAGTGGTGAAAAATAACTGCAATCCTGTATGGAATGAGGACTTGACGCTTCCAATTAGAGATCCTAATATTCCAGTTCTTTTG ACTGTGTATGACAAAGACACATTTAGTGTGGATGACGAAATGGGAGAAGCAAATATAGACATCAGGCCATATATGGAGTGCATAAAATTGAAGTTGGAAAATATTCCCAATGGCTGTGCAATAAAGAAGGTGCAGCCTACAAAGGAAAACTGCCTTCTCAACGAGAGCGGCATCATCTGGAACAATGGCAAAATAACTCAAGATATGTCCCTCAAACTGAGAAATGTAGCCAGTGGTATTGTGGAGATCCGACTTGAGTGGCTTGATATATAA